One Danio rerio strain Tuebingen ecotype United States chromosome 9, GRCz12tu, whole genome shotgun sequence genomic region harbors:
- the olig2 gene encoding oligodendrocyte transcription factor 2 (The RefSeq protein has 1 substitution compared to this genomic sequence) yields the protein MDSDTSRVSSRPSSPEGDDLFLSAVKKSVGFSGAVSSTQSDSPPELRGADMRGISSAEEDSMALKMLSKKDRKLLSENELQSMRLKINSRERKRMHDLNIAMDGLREVMPYAHGPSVRKLSKIATLLLARNYILMLSNSLEEMKRLVSEIYGGGSGAHHAGFHPSSCGTLTHAAAAPLPGHPAAVSHSSHPVHHPLLPPAVSTAASLSGTGLSAVRPHHGLLKAPSAGAGPLGAGFQHWGAGIPCPCSMCQVPPSHVPGMSAVSMPRLTSDSK from the coding sequence ATGGACTCTGACACGAGCCGAGTGTCCAGCAGACCTTCTTCTCCTGAAGGCGATGATCTTTTTCTGTCCGCCGTCAAGAAGTCCGTGGGTTTCTCCGGCGCCGTCTCCTCCACGCAGAGCGATTCTCCACCGGAGTTAAGAGGTGCAGATCTGCGGGGCATCTCCAGCGCTGAGGAGGACTCAATGGCTCTAAAGATGCTCTCCAAAAAGGACCGTAAACTTCTCTCCGAGAATGAGCTGCAGAGCATGCGCCTAAAGATCAACAGCCGCGAGAGGAAGCGCATGCACGACCTTAACATCGCCATGGACGGGCTCCGGGAGGTCATGCCCTACGCTCACGGGCCGTCTGTGCGCAAGCTCTCTAAAATAGCCACTCTGCTGCTCGCGCGCAACTACATCCTTATGCTGAGCAACTCGCTGGAGGAGATGAAGCGGCTCGTGAGCGAGATCTACGGCGGAGGGAGCGGGGCCCATCACGCCGGTTTCCATCCGTCCAGTTGTGGCACTCTTACGCACGCGGCGGCGGCTCCGTTACCGGGTCACCCCGCTGCTGTCTCGCATTCCTCTCACCCGGTGCACCATCCTCTGCTTCCACCAGCAGTCTCCACCGCAGCATCTCTTTCCGGGACGGGGCTTTCAGCCGTCAGGCCGCATCACGGACTCCTCAAAGCCCCGTCAGCCGGCGCTGGGCCTCTGGGCGCGGGTTTCCAGCACTGGGGTGCGGGGATCCCTTGTCCGTGTAGCATGTGCCAGGTGCCTCCGTCTCACGTTCCCGGTATGAGCGCCGTCAGCATGCCACGGCTGACCAGTGACTCAAAATAA